One Porphyromonas pogonae genomic region harbors:
- a CDS encoding SusC/RagA family TonB-linked outer membrane protein → MRRKSLPERIAFGLLMLLFLFFHTSVLNAQEQKISFKCDNVTVKEALEKFKTVSGYSIWFKSGDLDLKKRISISQKNASIHEILKYILENQKVHYIVEDKSIRIEKITPQSKDKRTIKGRVTDANDGSSLINCSVRIKGARTNCVVTDFDGNYSIEASSSDILVFSYIGYDTQEVAVGKKDECNVKLSNKAVNLDAVVVTGYQKLNKFNVTGSVSTMSVKDIAVKSSSGLNGILEGKIPGLSVYKNKLLIRGGASLSAGTEPLIIVDDFEVKEIPQNMDLIENITVLRDASATAIWGSRAANGVIVITTKKGRKNDFKITLNSNISIDSRPDLKDLHRASSSDMVAYDQDCDKLKYIMKEIYDGSIAGYTQSIGTILKFKNGQITEKEMQDRLHMLSQIDNKKQLSDLFLRNALAHNHLLSISGGTDKVEYYVGGTYSDKVSSYIGDYAKHFSINSRASYNITDWFKLRSDIYLTSSRNKIGYSELSDKLYQMSPFQLVKNEDGSLIQDYSSFNEEFAKDMVSKGYYSQGSNLIQETNLANNKESGFSYKIRLGSDFKILQGLTATLDYQYERGESNNKSISDEQSNYTRTLINSMTELVDDRTLQYHLPKGNILDGSDAKWSSWVFKAGANFVRNFGDEGKHYINAVGGVELRSFQKNTFSYRRFGYDDQLLSWKPFDQIKASRGILWLNGSLNIYDVSLAEPFRESTNKEMSQYMSCTYTYDNRYTLSGSLRIDESNLFGVSRKYRRNPIWALGTNWHISNESFFNSSLISNLMLRLSYGLTGNFDRGLKTTPMMTARRIYMSSIGEYITRIVTPPNPSLRWERTRAINTSLDLGLWDRLNMTFTYYNNYSYDLLGNSTLDPTTGYEEAFVNAADMTNHGLEFTLDADLLRLNNFTWSANWVLSYNKNKIKNNNVYDEAPMLNRPKGTVRFVENYPREAIWSYRWAGLDAKGNPQVFYKGKDGQQQKTNRLDNLSVDDLEFSGTYQPRYSGGFSSSIKYKNFTASVMFLYNFGHVFRVEYPSMNPYSGSSVVSEFVARRWRKPGDENITDIPGIPLDWANFTLNREDLAIFSSNSIRKGGMIRLRDITFDYQLPDNFLKRTPFKRVELSARFSNLWLWTQNKEHYDPEALSLGGHPQFNLREPMSFSGAIKIDL, encoded by the coding sequence ATGAGGAGAAAATCTTTACCCGAAAGAATAGCATTTGGGCTTCTAATGCTATTATTCCTATTTTTCCACACTTCAGTATTAAATGCACAAGAACAAAAAATTTCGTTTAAGTGCGACAATGTTACCGTGAAAGAAGCCTTAGAAAAATTTAAAACGGTATCCGGTTATTCAATTTGGTTCAAATCAGGAGATCTGGATTTGAAGAAGAGAATTTCTATTTCACAAAAAAATGCATCTATTCATGAGATATTGAAGTATATTCTAGAAAACCAGAAAGTCCATTATATCGTAGAGGATAAAAGCATACGCATAGAAAAGATTACTCCTCAGTCCAAAGATAAACGTACTATCAAAGGACGAGTGACTGATGCTAATGACGGCTCTTCTCTGATTAATTGCAGCGTCAGGATAAAAGGAGCACGTACCAATTGTGTTGTTACAGACTTTGACGGCAATTATTCAATAGAAGCATCTTCTTCTGATATTCTTGTCTTTTCTTATATAGGATATGACACGCAAGAGGTTGCTGTGGGCAAGAAAGATGAATGCAATGTGAAACTTAGCAATAAGGCGGTAAATTTGGATGCTGTTGTAGTGACAGGATACCAAAAGCTTAATAAGTTTAATGTGACTGGTTCTGTGAGTACCATGTCGGTTAAAGATATTGCGGTAAAAAGCAGTAGCGGGCTCAATGGTATTCTTGAGGGCAAAATACCTGGCTTGAGTGTTTATAAAAATAAACTACTCATTCGTGGTGGTGCTTCATTGTCTGCAGGTACGGAACCTTTGATTATTGTTGATGACTTTGAGGTCAAAGAGATCCCTCAGAACATGGATCTTATAGAAAATATCACTGTTCTTAGAGATGCTTCGGCTACAGCTATTTGGGGATCAAGAGCAGCAAACGGAGTGATAGTAATAACTACTAAAAAAGGGCGTAAAAATGATTTTAAGATAACATTGAATAGCAATATTTCTATTGATTCTCGTCCCGATCTAAAAGATTTGCACAGAGCATCTTCATCGGATATGGTGGCTTATGATCAAGACTGTGATAAGCTCAAGTATATCATGAAAGAAATATATGATGGAAGTATCGCCGGATATACGCAGTCGATAGGGACAATCCTAAAATTTAAGAACGGGCAAATAACCGAAAAAGAGATGCAAGACCGACTTCACATGCTATCGCAGATCGATAACAAAAAGCAGCTGTCCGATTTATTCTTGAGAAATGCTTTGGCTCATAATCATCTTTTGTCTATTTCCGGAGGTACTGATAAAGTAGAGTATTATGTTGGAGGTACATATTCGGATAAAGTATCATCTTATATCGGTGACTACGCCAAACATTTTAGTATCAATTCACGAGCTTCATATAATATTACTGATTGGTTCAAACTAAGATCTGATATTTATTTGACATCAAGTCGTAATAAAATCGGTTACTCTGAATTATCTGACAAGCTCTATCAGATGAGTCCTTTCCAGTTGGTTAAGAATGAAGATGGATCTTTGATTCAAGATTATTCTTCTTTCAATGAAGAATTTGCTAAGGATATGGTATCTAAGGGGTATTATTCGCAAGGAAGTAATCTAATTCAGGAAACCAATCTTGCAAATAATAAGGAAAGTGGATTCTCATATAAAATACGTTTGGGGTCTGATTTTAAAATTTTACAGGGCTTAACCGCTACTCTTGACTATCAATATGAAAGAGGAGAATCAAACAATAAATCAATATCTGATGAGCAGAGTAATTATACCAGAACATTGATTAATTCGATGACAGAGCTTGTTGATGACAGAACTTTGCAATATCACCTTCCTAAAGGCAACATCTTAGATGGATCTGATGCTAAGTGGTCTTCATGGGTGTTTAAAGCCGGAGCTAATTTTGTCAGAAACTTTGGAGATGAGGGCAAGCACTATATCAATGCTGTCGGGGGGGTGGAACTTAGGAGCTTTCAAAAAAATACTTTCTCATACCGACGCTTTGGTTATGATGATCAACTCCTTTCTTGGAAGCCATTTGATCAGATAAAAGCGAGTAGGGGGATTCTTTGGTTGAATGGTAGCCTTAATATATATGATGTTAGCTTAGCAGAGCCGTTTAGAGAAAGTACTAACAAAGAAATGTCTCAGTATATGTCCTGTACATATACTTATGATAATAGATATACTTTGAGTGGAAGCCTCCGTATTGATGAATCCAATCTTTTTGGGGTTTCCAGAAAGTACAGGCGTAATCCGATTTGGGCTTTAGGTACAAACTGGCACATTAGTAATGAATCCTTTTTTAACTCTTCTTTAATCTCAAATCTTATGCTGCGCCTTTCTTACGGATTGACAGGTAATTTTGATAGAGGATTAAAGACAACTCCGATGATGACCGCTCGAAGAATTTATATGTCTTCAATAGGTGAGTATATTACTCGAATTGTTACTCCGCCTAATCCTTCTTTGAGATGGGAGCGCACAAGAGCTATAAATACATCATTGGATTTGGGTTTATGGGACAGATTGAATATGACTTTTACTTACTATAACAATTATAGTTACGATCTCTTGGGTAATTCTACTCTTGACCCTACAACAGGATACGAAGAGGCCTTTGTGAATGCAGCTGATATGACTAATCACGGGCTGGAATTTACATTGGATGCCGATCTACTGCGCTTGAACAATTTTACCTGGTCTGCCAATTGGGTGTTATCATATAATAAGAATAAAATTAAGAACAATAATGTATATGATGAGGCCCCTATGCTCAATAGACCTAAGGGTACAGTGAGGTTTGTCGAAAATTATCCACGAGAAGCTATTTGGAGCTATAGATGGGCAGGTCTTGATGCTAAAGGAAATCCTCAGGTATTCTATAAGGGGAAGGATGGACAGCAACAAAAAACAAATCGTTTGGATAATCTTTCTGTGGATGATCTTGAATTTAGTGGCACTTATCAGCCTCGATATTCGGGAGGTTTTTCATCAAGTATTAAATATAAGAACTTTACAGCGAGTGTCATGTTCCTTTACAATTTCGGGCATGTCTTTAGGGTCGAATACCCTTCTATGAATCCGTATTCAGGTTCTTCCGTAGTTAGTGAATTCGTAGCCCGAAGGTGGCGTAAACCCGGAGATGAAAATATTACAGATATACCTGGAATTCCTTTAGACTGGGCAAATTTCACCCTTAATAGAGAGGATTTGGCCATTTTTTCTTCAAATTCAATAAGAAAGGGAGGAATGATAAGGCTTAGGGATATTACTTTTGATTATCAACTGCCTGATAATTTTCTAAAAAGAACACCATTTAAGCGAGTAGAGCTGTCAGCCCGTTTTTCAAATCTTTGGTTATGGACACAGAATAAGGAGCACTATGATCCTGAAGCACTATCATTAGGTGGTCACCCTCAATTTAATCTAAGAGAGCCGATGTCTTTTTCCGGAGCTATAAAAATTGATTTATAA
- a CDS encoding class I SAM-dependent methyltransferase, with protein sequence MKLFKSFIRNASKPGNTFYGRLMLSGMNRGHNPMAVWCIDKYIKPHDQEDILDIGCGGGQNIANYLKRTQGKVCGIDYSSTSVEVSLRKNKRAVATKRAEIKEASVTSIPYSDAHFDVVSAFETIYFWPDIIACFREVKRVLKPGGRFVVCNEASRLEGNELWTKYLDMNIYSAEEIARFMKQAGFERVDTHLFGKSQRICVLGYL encoded by the coding sequence ATGAAACTTTTCAAGTCTTTTATCAGAAATGCCTCCAAGCCGGGCAATACATTTTATGGAAGGCTTATGCTCTCGGGGATGAATCGGGGGCACAATCCTATGGCCGTATGGTGTATAGATAAATACATAAAGCCACATGATCAAGAGGATATTCTTGATATAGGTTGTGGAGGTGGTCAAAATATAGCCAATTATCTCAAACGCACTCAAGGCAAAGTTTGTGGCATAGATTATTCGTCTACAAGTGTGGAGGTATCACTACGTAAGAATAAGAGGGCAGTCGCCACCAAAAGAGCTGAGATCAAAGAAGCTTCCGTGACTTCCATCCCTTATAGTGATGCCCATTTTGATGTGGTGTCTGCTTTTGAAACCATATATTTCTGGCCCGACATCATTGCGTGTTTCAGAGAAGTAAAGCGTGTCCTCAAGCCCGGAGGGCGTTTTGTTGTGTGCAATGAGGCTTCCCGCTTGGAAGGAAATGAACTCTGGACCAAATATCTTGATATGAATATCTATTCGGCTGAAGAAATAGCCCGTTTTATGAAGCAGGCTGGCTTTGAGCGGGTAGATACACATTTATTCGGAAAATCTCAGCGCATCTGTGTGTTGGGGTATCTATGA
- a CDS encoding FecR family protein yields the protein MEKYQNEMADMEHLIVKQFDGTIDCDEYNVLKRWYEESAENQKVYHDIIILLKTQEISRNEEKFHHKTHIAWKAIRKRLPSVQKRMGYTKVFVQWSKYAAVIFVTVGITLFVSSKMQDVRRMQEEDNYRIDVPLGSKTHITLPDGTKVWINSGSTLIYDNLFGKKNRKVYLNGEAYFDVHKNPELPFNVHTEALSVRVLGTKFDMKAYTTDPKAYITLLEGEVNVRGSKTQSEGVNIKPNEQAIFSITDDIIKIRKIKGIDYTSWITLETERINNSQDSLLLPKVSSINIPSRSIQTNLFFDEEPLSQIIRDLERAFNVKIILKDNAIASQTFYGDFRNGESFHEILNIITKSNKLTYTTENNTIIIKKI from the coding sequence ATGGAAAAGTATCAAAATGAAATGGCCGATATGGAACATCTTATTGTAAAACAATTTGATGGTACTATTGATTGCGATGAATATAATGTATTAAAAAGATGGTATGAAGAGTCTGCTGAAAACCAAAAGGTTTACCATGATATCATTATACTATTGAAGACCCAAGAGATTTCTCGGAATGAAGAGAAATTCCATCATAAGACTCATATAGCTTGGAAAGCAATCCGTAAGCGCCTTCCGTCAGTCCAAAAACGGATGGGATATACAAAAGTGTTTGTTCAGTGGAGCAAATATGCCGCTGTGATTTTCGTCACAGTGGGTATTACCTTATTTGTTTCTTCTAAAATGCAAGATGTAAGAAGAATGCAAGAGGAGGATAACTACCGTATTGATGTGCCTTTGGGCTCTAAGACTCATATAACCTTGCCTGATGGTACTAAGGTCTGGATCAATTCAGGGTCTACCCTTATATATGATAATCTATTTGGTAAAAAGAATCGCAAAGTATATCTCAATGGAGAAGCTTACTTTGATGTTCATAAAAATCCTGAATTGCCGTTTAATGTTCATACCGAGGCTCTCAGTGTACGTGTTTTGGGTACAAAGTTTGATATGAAAGCTTACACTACTGACCCCAAAGCTTATATAACCTTACTCGAGGGTGAAGTAAATGTGAGAGGCAGTAAGACTCAGAGTGAAGGTGTAAATATAAAGCCCAATGAACAAGCTATTTTTTCAATCACAGACGATATTATTAAAATAAGGAAAATTAAAGGCATTGACTATACTTCATGGATAACTTTGGAAACAGAGAGGATTAATAATTCTCAAGATTCATTATTATTACCTAAGGTTTCATCTATAAATATTCCCAGTCGATCCATCCAGACAAATCTATTCTTTGATGAAGAGCCGTTGAGCCAAATCATCAGAGACTTGGAACGGGCATTTAATGTTAAAATAATTCTAAAAGATAATGCCATAGCATCACAAACATTTTACGGAGATTTTAGAAACGGAGAATCTTTTCATGAGATATTAAATATTATAACGAAGAGCAATAAGTTGACCTATACAACAGAAAATAACACCATAATAATAAAAAAGATATAG
- a CDS encoding IS5 family transposase, producing the protein MIRPTQTVQSLFSSLDDLLNQQHPLYKLSHKIDWKRFEEAFSSLYCPDNGRPGKPIRLMCGLLILKHLRNISDESVVEQWSENAYFQYFCGMQEFTPSFPCNASELVHFRKRIGERGIELILAESIRVNDDKNDKDHHDTAFIDSTVQEKNVTYPTDAKLHKKIVGKVLKIARALNLPIRQSYTFVLKRIYRDQRFRNHPKNRKKALKADKRLRTIAGRLVRELKRNLGSNREYDKLISLFERILSQRRNSTQKIYSLHEPDVQCISKGKEHKKYEFGNKVSIIRSMTGVILGASSFRNEYDGHTIEQSLDQVKRLTGERIKKLAGDRGYRGKKEINGTQILIPDTPKAKDSYYQRKKKHRLFCKRAGIEPTIGHLKSDYRLGRNFYKGLFGDAINVMLAAAAYNFKRAMKLLLYLINKISETLPMERIALKCAF; encoded by the coding sequence ATGATACGCCCTACTCAAACAGTTCAATCACTGTTCTCTTCGCTGGACGATTTGCTCAACCAGCAACATCCTCTGTATAAACTTTCCCATAAAATCGATTGGAAAAGGTTCGAAGAGGCTTTTTCTTCCTTGTATTGCCCTGACAATGGTCGTCCAGGTAAGCCTATTCGTTTAATGTGTGGTCTTTTAATTCTCAAGCATTTGCGCAATATTTCAGATGAATCTGTTGTAGAACAATGGAGTGAGAACGCTTATTTTCAATATTTTTGTGGCATGCAGGAGTTTACACCTTCCTTTCCCTGCAATGCCTCGGAACTGGTTCACTTCCGCAAACGTATCGGCGAAAGAGGGATAGAGCTTATTCTTGCAGAAAGTATTCGTGTGAATGATGACAAAAATGATAAGGATCACCACGATACCGCTTTTATAGACTCCACCGTGCAGGAAAAGAATGTGACCTATCCTACAGATGCCAAGTTGCATAAGAAGATAGTAGGCAAGGTTCTCAAAATCGCAAGGGCTCTCAATCTACCCATTCGTCAAAGCTATACTTTCGTATTGAAAAGAATTTATCGGGATCAACGTTTTCGCAACCATCCCAAGAACCGTAAGAAAGCTCTTAAAGCGGATAAACGGTTACGAACAATAGCGGGACGTTTGGTTCGGGAACTTAAACGAAACCTAGGTAGTAACAGGGAGTACGACAAACTCATTTCCCTCTTTGAAAGGATTCTTTCGCAACGGCGTAATTCCACTCAAAAGATTTATTCTCTTCATGAACCGGATGTTCAATGCATCAGTAAAGGTAAGGAGCACAAAAAATATGAGTTTGGAAACAAAGTCTCGATTATACGCTCCATGACGGGAGTGATTTTGGGAGCCTCTTCTTTCCGTAATGAGTACGACGGACATACCATAGAGCAAAGCCTCGATCAGGTGAAGAGACTCACGGGAGAAAGGATTAAGAAACTGGCCGGAGATAGAGGTTACCGTGGAAAAAAAGAAATAAACGGTACGCAGATATTGATTCCTGACACTCCAAAAGCTAAAGACAGTTATTATCAACGTAAAAAGAAGCATCGACTTTTCTGCAAGCGTGCAGGAATAGAACCAACTATCGGACATTTAAAATCAGATTATCGCTTGGGACGTAACTTTTACAAAGGGCTCTTCGGGGATGCTATCAATGTAATGTTAGCTGCAGCGGCATATAACTTCAAAAGAGCCATGAAGCTTCTTTTGTACCTAATAAACAAAATCAGCGAAACACTCCCAATGGAGAGGATTGCGCTGAAATGTGCTTTTTAA
- a CDS encoding TlpA family protein disulfide reductase, producing MIGLLSACFAYAQQTQGSCILKGHVDGLKEYDAVLLDYDKKTEIARAKSVNGDFQIKCSAIPSDGRMFCLWIPQLGNMEPSIQVSYDYIFIDSPEIIIQALVEKDHGLKIKSVKGSPTMDEYERIQEQNPFNQELNTAIGVYNKAFDEYNNVKSTDENLKKLEQVAKKIDEIYAKQAQVYLHMIDSLPESNALAAIIYSYFFQAHVDEQERVITRFSPHMIHNFFIDLMNQNVSNAKKSAVGSESPDLVLETEKGEKKAISSYKGKYILIDFWASWCGPCRKEIPNIKKLYNTYKDKNIEFIGVSIDDDKKSWHKAIQEEKLPYLQLFDAEKKSMTVYSYNGIPFIVLISPDGRILDRNLRGEALAKRLDEILNKTK from the coding sequence ATGATTGGTTTGTTGAGTGCATGTTTTGCATATGCTCAACAAACTCAAGGTAGTTGTATTTTAAAAGGTCATGTCGATGGCTTAAAAGAATATGATGCTGTTCTTTTGGACTATGATAAGAAGACTGAAATCGCAAGAGCTAAATCTGTCAATGGTGATTTTCAAATAAAGTGTAGCGCAATCCCTTCTGATGGAAGGATGTTTTGCTTGTGGATTCCTCAATTGGGAAATATGGAGCCATCCATACAGGTTTCTTATGATTATATTTTTATAGATAGTCCTGAGATTATCATACAGGCTTTGGTCGAGAAGGATCATGGCCTAAAAATCAAGTCTGTGAAAGGATCCCCGACTATGGATGAATACGAGAGAATTCAGGAACAAAATCCTTTTAATCAGGAATTGAATACTGCGATAGGAGTATATAATAAGGCTTTCGATGAGTATAATAATGTAAAGAGCACAGATGAAAACCTCAAAAAACTCGAACAAGTGGCAAAGAAAATAGATGAGATATACGCCAAACAAGCACAAGTATATCTTCATATGATAGATTCTTTACCCGAGAGTAATGCTTTGGCGGCGATAATCTACTCTTATTTTTTTCAAGCTCATGTGGATGAACAGGAGCGTGTTATTACCCGCTTTTCACCGCATATGATTCATAATTTTTTTATAGATTTAATGAATCAGAATGTTTCCAACGCAAAGAAGTCTGCTGTAGGAAGTGAAAGTCCAGATCTTGTTCTGGAAACAGAAAAAGGCGAAAAGAAAGCAATCTCATCGTATAAAGGGAAATATATCCTGATAGACTTCTGGGCATCATGGTGTGGACCGTGTCGCAAAGAGATTCCTAACATCAAGAAATTATACAATACGTATAAGGACAAGAATATTGAGTTTATAGGGGTCTCTATTGACGATGATAAAAAGAGCTGGCACAAGGCTATTCAGGAAGAGAAACTCCCATATCTCCAGTTGTTCGATGCGGAAAAAAAGAGTATGACTGTGTATTCTTACAATGGCATTCCTTTCATCGTTCTCATCTCCCCTGACGGACGCATTCTTGATAGAAACTTACGAGGAGAGGCATTGGCAAAGAGGTTGGATGAAATATTGAATAAAACTAAATAA
- a CDS encoding RNA polymerase sigma-70 factor, whose protein sequence is MSKIISDPDLWAGLKNKDEKAFKKLFYLYYPKLAAFAYSFLHNEMDSDMVATDVLLRLWENAGEIDITHTLNAYLFQAARNRCTDFYRSEAGRPQGVSLNDELRHLFITSDEIMDSLLLSELEDQINLSIQKLSVESRKIFLMSRRDNLSYEEISNLMGISVNTVKYHMKKALLHLRLDLSNYLMIALLMMIISAE, encoded by the coding sequence ATGAGTAAGATTATCAGCGATCCGGATCTTTGGGCCGGATTGAAAAATAAAGATGAGAAAGCGTTCAAAAAGCTTTTTTATCTTTATTATCCCAAGCTTGCGGCTTTTGCGTATAGTTTCTTACATAATGAAATGGATAGTGATATGGTCGCTACCGATGTGTTGCTACGCTTATGGGAAAATGCAGGAGAAATAGATATTACTCATACTCTTAATGCTTATTTGTTTCAGGCAGCGAGAAATCGTTGTACAGACTTTTACAGATCAGAGGCCGGGCGTCCGCAAGGTGTTAGTCTGAATGATGAATTGAGACATCTTTTTATTACTAGCGATGAAATTATGGATTCATTACTTCTTAGTGAGTTGGAAGACCAAATCAATCTTTCTATTCAAAAGCTATCTGTCGAAAGTCGTAAAATTTTTCTGATGAGTCGCCGGGATAATTTAAGTTATGAAGAGATTAGTAATTTAATGGGAATATCAGTGAATACCGTGAAATATCATATGAAAAAAGCCTTGCTTCATTTGAGGCTTGATCTGAGTAATTATCTTATGATTGCCTTATTAATGATGATTATTTCAGCAGAGTAG
- a CDS encoding TlpA disulfide reductase family protein — protein sequence MKSKYLFLVLLIGTMGIWSSCNKKSQEYRINISGANNLNGKAYLVTVLDELVKVDSTDIKDGKGYFQGKLDDAVYYRILFKDQKVSYDVPIFVDADGQYDIVLKEDGVGNVNVIKGKSQSDYQKFEESVKSIQDSLDHIYSSMEEESDASVAMDKNLLGRIQTLTLEKEEKLREFIIGHSKEITGIVLTSELIYNDYPSLHPVYEKLDTVKYKDSYYMKTFLVKYHEAASRWLVGKEAPAFNTKDINGKPVALADFKGRKVLLDFWASWCKPCREKAKQLRGMRDELLRRGIVLVSVSLDDNDAAWKSASKEDDIDWVNTAEGKGFEDNDIAKMYKIKQIPTLFLIDEKGVVIMQNPSVEDLIKLPASN from the coding sequence ATGAAGAGCAAATATTTATTTCTTGTACTACTCATCGGTACAATGGGCATATGGTCTTCTTGCAACAAGAAAAGCCAGGAGTATAGAATCAATATTTCCGGAGCAAACAATCTGAACGGAAAAGCATATTTGGTTACCGTATTGGATGAATTGGTCAAGGTAGACTCTACCGATATAAAAGATGGTAAAGGCTATTTTCAAGGAAAGTTGGATGATGCTGTATATTATCGCATCCTTTTTAAGGATCAAAAAGTATCATATGATGTTCCCATATTTGTAGACGCAGATGGCCAGTACGATATTGTGCTCAAAGAAGATGGTGTGGGAAATGTCAATGTCATTAAAGGAAAAAGCCAAAGTGACTACCAAAAGTTTGAGGAGTCAGTCAAGTCAATACAAGACTCTCTTGATCATATTTATAGCTCAATGGAAGAGGAATCCGATGCCAGTGTGGCTATGGACAAAAACCTTTTAGGACGTATACAGACATTGACTTTAGAAAAAGAAGAGAAACTGAGAGAGTTTATTATCGGCCATTCCAAAGAGATTACCGGTATTGTATTGACATCGGAGTTGATCTATAATGACTATCCCTCTTTGCATCCTGTTTATGAGAAGCTCGACACCGTGAAGTACAAGGACTCTTATTATATGAAAACTTTTCTGGTAAAGTATCATGAAGCAGCTTCACGGTGGCTGGTGGGAAAAGAGGCTCCCGCCTTCAACACAAAAGATATAAATGGAAAACCCGTTGCTTTGGCAGATTTTAAAGGCCGTAAAGTACTTCTTGATTTTTGGGCTTCATGGTGCAAGCCATGTCGTGAAAAGGCTAAGCAACTTAGAGGCATGCGCGATGAGCTTCTCCGTCGCGGCATTGTGCTGGTGTCTGTATCTCTCGATGATAATGATGCTGCCTGGAAGAGCGCTTCGAAGGAGGATGATATAGACTGGGTCAATACTGCAGAAGGGAAAGGATTTGAAGATAATGATATTGCTAAAATGTATAAGATAAAACAAATACCCACCTTATTCCTGATCGATGAAAAGGGCGTTGTCATTATGCAAAATCCATCTGTAGAAGACTTGATAAAACTACCCGCATCAAATTAG
- a CDS encoding RagB/SusD family nutrient uptake outer membrane protein codes for MNKIKYYFCIIVCVFLNSCGKFTESIPKGYVLPESTVDFTGMIRDPEVTGAAYSIIDISSDNLDIQDDVLNTMVITPNGKAYLWAESYYLLNEADNIWNNSYRDIYQINTVIDNIMASLGGSPEEKEEVMAEAKLSRAYYYWILNQVYSLPYSKAEVAKNLSVPLALKPDLDAKYTRATVKDVIDIIEKDLSIDSKILSQKSNNPYRPKPQALHAMRARFFFYLGEYDKAFDEATKALALNNHINDLRKWSFKDEKKPHSGIQGRPIDIENPENIWFRKTNLADMGAVQCISNDLLALYDSKDLRFKFNFTKLNKIGKEYEDGKFHYVQTYDYSISVPEMMLIQAEVFARRGGHEQEALDILNKLRTFRFKESDYKPLKKNGNQSVLKIVLDERRRELVMRGLRWFDMKRLTKDGTITTPFKRVYQGKEYLLAPGSNRFAFPIAESLRKKNPLIINNPR; via the coding sequence ATGAATAAGATAAAATATTATTTCTGCATTATAGTTTGTGTTTTTCTGAATTCTTGTGGAAAGTTTACTGAAAGTATACCTAAAGGTTATGTTTTACCTGAATCAACGGTAGATTTTACCGGCATGATACGAGATCCGGAAGTAACCGGTGCGGCCTATTCTATTATAGATATTTCTTCTGATAACCTCGATATTCAGGATGACGTATTAAACACGATGGTTATAACTCCAAATGGTAAGGCATACTTATGGGCTGAGTCATATTATTTACTTAATGAAGCAGATAATATTTGGAATAATTCATATCGGGATATTTATCAGATAAATACCGTAATCGACAATATTATGGCAAGCTTGGGAGGAAGCCCTGAAGAAAAAGAAGAAGTTATGGCTGAAGCAAAACTCAGTAGAGCTTACTATTATTGGATACTCAACCAAGTATATTCATTGCCTTACTCGAAAGCTGAGGTGGCAAAAAATCTGTCAGTACCTTTGGCTCTCAAACCTGATCTTGATGCCAAATATACAAGAGCTACAGTGAAAGATGTAATTGATATTATTGAGAAGGATCTTTCCATTGATTCTAAAATACTTTCTCAAAAAAGCAATAATCCTTATAGACCCAAGCCACAGGCATTACATGCAATGAGAGCTCGCTTCTTTTTCTATTTAGGGGAATATGATAAAGCTTTTGATGAAGCAACCAAAGCTTTGGCTTTGAACAATCATATAAATGACCTTCGTAAATGGAGTTTTAAGGATGAAAAAAAACCTCATTCCGGAATTCAAGGTAGACCTATAGATATTGAAAATCCTGAAAATATTTGGTTTAGGAAGACCAACTTGGCGGATATGGGGGCTGTTCAGTGTATAAGTAATGACTTATTAGCCTTGTATGATTCTAAAGATCTTAGGTTTAAATTTAATTTTACCAAGTTAAATAAAATAGGGAAAGAGTATGAAGATGGTAAATTTCATTACGTACAAACTTATGATTATTCCATTAGTGTTCCTGAAATGATGCTTATACAAGCGGAAGTTTTTGCTCGCAGAGGAGGACATGAACAAGAGGCTCTCGATATTCTAAATAAACTCAGAACTTTCAGGTTTAAAGAGAGTGATTATAAGCCTCTGAAAAAAAATGGTAATCAATCTGTCTTAAAAATAGTTTTGGATGAGAGACGTCGTGAACTTGTGATGAGAGGTTTGCGCTGGTTTGATATGAAACGCTTAACTAAGGATGGGACAATTACAACTCCATTTAAAAGAGTTTATCAAGGAAAAGAATATCTATTGGCTCCCGGGTCTAATAGATTTGCATTCCCAATAGCGGAAAGTTTACGTAAAAAGAATCCATTAATAATTAATAACCCAAGATGA